In Pseudoalteromonas marina, a genomic segment contains:
- a CDS encoding copper resistance system multicopper oxidase: MGFKKSSQQVSTPRRRFVQGLIAGGVLAAFPSVLHAASSLVAGTITGTVPELSGEVIDLVIDESPVNFTGVVRMATTINGSIPAPTLRLKEGDDVTIRVTNKLSVPSSIHWHGIILPYQMDGVPGISFKGIMPGETFVYKFKLQQSGTYWYHSHSGFQEMTGMYGALIIEPREKDIISADNEHVIQLSDWTDDDPMALFRKLKIQSDVFNFNQPTVPEFFDDVSNSGVSNALQRRKMWNQMRMNPTDLADLSASAMTFLMNGSTPMANWRGLFKVGEKLRLRFINGSSNSFFDVRIPELKLTVVQADGQNVEPVTVDEFRFGPGETYDVIVEPKNDAYTIFAQSMDRSGYAKGTLSSSPNIDAPVPALDPVEWLTMTDMMGNMTHGGEHSAMAGMAGMSGMNSKEMDHSAMGHGAMAMDHSKHGMSENPLAVASSKVRHAKTEYGASVDMRVDMPRTNLDDPGIGLRKNGRRVLTLADLHSLEGITNQQEPEAEIELHLTGNMERYSWSFDGLEFGKSTPVHMKHNQRLRVILQNDTMMTHPMHLHGMWSDLENEQGDVQVRRHTIPVQPAQRISFLTTPHDVGRWAWHCHLLFHMDAGMFREVVVS, encoded by the coding sequence ATGGGGTTTAAAAAGTCATCACAACAGGTTAGCACACCACGAAGACGATTTGTTCAAGGCTTAATTGCAGGAGGTGTACTTGCTGCTTTTCCGAGTGTATTACATGCTGCATCATCTTTAGTAGCAGGAACAATAACAGGCACTGTGCCCGAACTTAGCGGCGAAGTAATTGATCTGGTTATAGATGAATCGCCGGTTAACTTTACTGGCGTAGTACGTATGGCGACAACTATCAATGGATCTATACCCGCTCCTACCTTGCGCCTCAAAGAAGGCGATGACGTTACTATTAGAGTAACAAATAAGTTATCAGTACCGAGTTCAATTCATTGGCATGGCATTATTTTACCGTATCAAATGGATGGCGTACCTGGTATCAGTTTTAAAGGCATTATGCCTGGCGAAACCTTTGTTTATAAATTTAAATTACAACAAAGCGGTACATATTGGTATCACTCACATAGTGGCTTTCAAGAAATGACTGGCATGTACGGTGCATTAATTATTGAACCGCGAGAAAAAGATATTATTAGTGCAGATAACGAGCATGTTATTCAATTATCTGATTGGACTGATGATGACCCAATGGCGCTGTTCCGCAAATTAAAAATACAGAGTGATGTATTTAACTTCAATCAGCCCACTGTTCCAGAATTTTTTGATGACGTTTCAAATAGCGGTGTTTCGAATGCTTTGCAACGCCGCAAAATGTGGAATCAAATGAGAATGAATCCTACAGATTTAGCTGATTTATCTGCATCAGCAATGACTTTTTTAATGAACGGTAGTACTCCAATGGCAAACTGGCGTGGATTATTTAAAGTCGGTGAAAAGCTTAGGTTAAGGTTTATTAATGGCTCTAGTAATAGCTTTTTTGACGTGCGTATCCCCGAGTTAAAACTAACGGTTGTACAAGCAGATGGGCAAAACGTTGAACCAGTGACAGTTGATGAATTTAGATTCGGCCCTGGTGAAACCTACGACGTAATTGTTGAGCCTAAAAATGATGCCTATACGATTTTTGCTCAAAGTATGGATCGCTCTGGTTACGCAAAAGGAACTTTATCAAGCTCGCCTAATATTGATGCGCCAGTACCTGCACTTGACCCTGTTGAATGGTTAACGATGACCGATATGATGGGCAATATGACCCACGGCGGTGAGCACTCTGCAATGGCTGGTATGGCAGGCATGTCAGGTATGAACTCTAAAGAAATGGATCATAGCGCTATGGGCCACGGTGCAATGGCGATGGATCATAGCAAACATGGTATGTCTGAAAACCCATTAGCGGTTGCCAGCTCTAAAGTGCGTCATGCAAAAACGGAGTATGGAGCTTCAGTTGATATGCGCGTTGATATGCCTAGAACAAATCTTGATGATCCTGGTATTGGTTTACGTAAAAATGGTCGTCGTGTTTTAACACTTGCAGATTTACACTCACTTGAAGGGATCACTAACCAGCAAGAGCCAGAAGCTGAAATTGAGCTGCATTTAACCGGAAACATGGAGCGTTATAGCTGGTCATTTGATGGCTTAGAATTTGGTAAAAGCACGCCAGTGCATATGAAGCATAACCAACGTTTAAGAGTTATTTTACAAAACGATACCATGATGACGCACCCTATGCATTTGCATGGTATGTGGAGTGATTTAGAAAACGAGCAAGGTGATGTGCAAGTGCGACGTCATACGATACCTGTTCAACCCGCACAAAGAATCAGCTTTTTAACCACCCCTCACGATGTAGGTCGCTGGGCTTGGCATTGCCATTTATTATTCCATATGGATGCCGGTATGTTTAGAGAGGTAGTCGTATCATGA
- a CDS encoding copper resistance protein B, translating into MKQLKLSKSLGLLMLTGASLISFPLLAQSEMAQMNSAKMQPQGGSAPKDARDPHAYSAGTTLTEGPYALEGNERLTLADEHPFYALLGDRLEYNEQANAGVFDLQAWYGTTFDRLVIKTEGDFSEGSIEENQTDILWGHAVSAYWDTQAGVRLDYNKEGENRQWLAFGLQGLAPYWFELDMTAYVGERGNTAFTLEAEYELLLTQKLIIQPRAEITLYGKNDKQNELGSGLSSSAIGFRVRYEFTRQFAPYIGVEWSNKFGNTADYATSSGQSSNNTAFVTGIKFWF; encoded by the coding sequence ATGAAACAATTAAAACTATCTAAATCATTAGGTTTATTAATGTTAACAGGGGCTTCATTAATTAGTTTCCCTTTATTAGCGCAAAGTGAAATGGCACAAATGAATAGCGCTAAGATGCAACCACAAGGAGGAAGTGCACCTAAAGATGCAAGAGACCCCCATGCTTACTCTGCGGGAACAACTTTAACAGAAGGCCCATATGCGCTTGAGGGCAATGAGCGATTAACACTCGCTGATGAGCATCCATTTTACGCATTACTAGGCGATCGTCTTGAATATAACGAGCAAGCAAACGCAGGTGTATTTGACTTACAAGCATGGTACGGCACTACCTTTGATCGATTGGTAATTAAAACCGAGGGTGATTTCAGCGAAGGAAGTATTGAAGAAAACCAAACCGATATTTTATGGGGTCACGCCGTATCAGCATATTGGGATACTCAAGCAGGTGTTCGTCTTGATTACAATAAAGAAGGTGAAAATCGGCAATGGTTGGCTTTTGGCTTACAAGGTTTAGCCCCTTATTGGTTTGAACTTGATATGACAGCATACGTAGGTGAGCGAGGCAATACCGCATTTACGTTAGAGGCAGAGTACGAACTATTACTCACGCAAAAGCTAATTATACAACCGCGAGCCGAAATTACACTTTATGGCAAAAACGATAAACAAAACGAACTTGGAAGTGGCCTATCAAGCAGCGCGATTGGCTTTAGGGTTCGTTATGAATTTACACGCCAGTTTGCGCCCTATATTGGCGTTGAATGGAGCAATAAATTTGGCAATACCGCCGACTATGCCACATCAAGTGGACAAAGTAGCAACAACACCGCATTTGTTACGGGTATTAAATTTTGGTTTTAA
- a CDS encoding copper resistance CopC family protein, producing the protein MKFFNSAVAILGLVLTFSASAHISLKQSTPAQEAMLMKSPEQLSLTFGGEVRLAKVIIKDEKNKSINFDFKPSSTPSTDFSWSLPSLVQGTYTVKWTALGGDGHKMTDTFRFMVHKSESHKMMQEQSNTHSKHNH; encoded by the coding sequence ATGAAGTTTTTTAATTCTGCAGTAGCTATTTTAGGTTTAGTACTTACATTTTCCGCATCAGCGCATATATCACTCAAGCAATCAACACCTGCGCAAGAAGCCATGTTAATGAAAAGCCCAGAGCAACTTTCGTTAACTTTTGGTGGTGAAGTAAGGCTAGCAAAAGTCATCATCAAAGATGAAAAAAATAAATCAATAAACTTTGATTTCAAACCAAGCTCTACCCCAAGCACAGACTTTAGTTGGTCATTGCCGAGCTTAGTCCAAGGCACTTACACGGTTAAATGGACAGCACTGGGTGGTGATGGACATAAAATGACCGACACGTTTAGATTTATGGTACACAAAAGTGAATCGCATAAGATGATGCAAGAACAATCTAATACCCACAGCAAACATAATCATTAA
- a CDS encoding copper resistance D family protein — MQLSEWSVLLLLLKLASYIAIAGLAGTLLMRFMCGNSNVAGHHLISFYQFLKRWQITCVVTGSIAALLQVPIEAGAMAESGFMGMFDPFMLEIVWQSVIGDQATFRIPALIIALISACMWSVESDDNVAGYKNVAVILIMLGFIAYSFTFTGHSANENGLVKSILTFHLIAIASWLGSLWPLYKSCTLLPTSEVKRLMHYFGQLAIVIVFVLLISGLTLLLQYLESFSALFTSNYGQLILLKLLLVSAMLLLGAWHKLFLVPQITQQHHISILKRSITVEIVIALFVLITTSVFTTLVGPPI; from the coding sequence ATGCAATTAAGTGAATGGTCAGTACTCTTACTATTATTAAAACTAGCAAGCTATATCGCAATTGCAGGGCTTGCGGGCACTTTATTAATGCGCTTTATGTGTGGCAACAGCAATGTTGCAGGGCATCACTTAATTAGCTTTTATCAGTTCTTAAAACGTTGGCAAATTACGTGTGTAGTTACAGGTAGTATTGCTGCACTTTTACAAGTACCAATAGAAGCTGGAGCAATGGCTGAATCAGGCTTTATGGGAATGTTTGACCCCTTTATGCTTGAAATTGTTTGGCAATCAGTCATAGGTGACCAAGCAACGTTTAGAATACCAGCGCTCATTATTGCTCTAATTAGCGCATGTATGTGGAGTGTGGAATCAGATGATAACGTAGCAGGTTATAAAAACGTTGCCGTTATACTAATCATGCTTGGGTTTATCGCTTATAGCTTCACTTTTACTGGGCACAGTGCAAATGAAAATGGGTTAGTGAAAAGTATTTTAACCTTTCACCTTATTGCCATTGCGAGCTGGTTAGGGTCATTGTGGCCGCTTTACAAAAGCTGCACTTTACTACCTACCAGTGAAGTAAAGCGGTTAATGCATTACTTTGGTCAACTCGCTATTGTTATTGTATTTGTACTACTTATTTCGGGCTTAACTCTGCTCCTGCAGTACCTAGAGTCATTTTCTGCATTGTTTACATCAAATTATGGGCAACTAATTTTATTAAAGCTGTTACTCGTCAGCGCGATGCTGTTACTAGGTGCATGGCATAAGCTTTTTTTAGTCCCGCAAATCACTCAACAACACCATATAAGTATATTAAAACGCTCGATTACTGTTGAAATAGTAATTGCCCTGTTTGTACTTATTACAACAAGTGTATTTACCACACTTGTTGGTCCGCCTATTTAA
- a CDS encoding YybH family protein → MLIKSFNLKILLLLIFSTVSSFTVSAHDDEKYSKKGKAFVNVDSEAAKTVSLFHAYLKQGNREAARKLLADDVIIFEGGSVERSADEYAKHHMIADMKFLSAVNSELLEHQVYTNGDIAYSISRSKTQGKYKGKDIKSMGMESITLKNTDTGWKITHIHWSN, encoded by the coding sequence ATGTTAATTAAATCCTTTAATTTAAAAATTTTATTGCTACTAATTTTTAGCACTGTTAGTTCTTTTACTGTTAGTGCACATGACGATGAAAAATATTCAAAAAAAGGCAAGGCCTTTGTCAATGTTGATAGCGAGGCTGCAAAAACAGTCAGCCTATTTCATGCATATCTAAAACAAGGTAATCGCGAAGCTGCACGTAAATTACTGGCCGACGATGTCATCATTTTTGAAGGCGGAAGTGTTGAGCGTTCTGCAGATGAATACGCGAAACATCATATGATAGCGGATATGAAATTCTTAAGTGCTGTTAATAGTGAACTACTAGAGCATCAAGTTTACACAAATGGAGACATAGCTTACTCAATTTCAAGAAGTAAAACTCAAGGAAAGTACAAAGGAAAAGATATTAAGTCTATGGGAATGGAATCAATCACATTAAAAAACACCGATACAGGTTGGAAAATCACTCATATTCACTGGTCTAATTAA
- a CDS encoding DUF411 domain-containing protein — protein sequence MRVIYITSAFFLSLTMSFSAMSIEKQHKTSIIYENSEKPEIELTVYKSKNCGCCNKWIAHLSENNIQTKAINVNDMGSIKSQYQIKPNMRSCHTAVSADGFVFEGHVPVKHIKQFLSGQHAPHITGLSVPAMPIGTPGMEMEGIFHKYNIELLTDNSNEETYRYISKSSEQF from the coding sequence ATGCGAGTAATCTACATTACCTCAGCGTTTTTTTTATCATTAACTATGTCATTTTCGGCAATGAGTATCGAAAAACAGCATAAAACATCAATAATCTATGAAAATTCAGAAAAACCTGAAATTGAGCTTACCGTTTATAAAAGTAAAAATTGTGGATGTTGTAATAAGTGGATTGCTCATTTGAGTGAAAACAATATTCAAACAAAAGCAATTAACGTTAATGACATGGGGTCGATTAAATCTCAGTATCAAATAAAACCTAATATGCGCTCATGCCATACAGCCGTGTCAGCCGATGGATTTGTATTTGAAGGTCATGTTCCCGTTAAACATATAAAACAGTTTTTATCTGGGCAACACGCTCCGCACATTACAGGCTTAAGTGTACCAGCCATGCCTATTGGCACTCCCGGAATGGAAATGGAGGGTATATTTCACAAATATAATATTGAACTACTCACTGACAACTCAAATGAAGAAACCTACAGATACATAAGTAAATCCAGCGAGCAATTTTAG
- a CDS encoding DUF305 domain-containing protein: MSHYSKFFLMIATSTITMFVLMYLNTYQLSHVYFSETRTYMALYMGATMAVIMLLFMLNMYKDKKKNITVLIASVAVFAGSLFLVRSQVTVDDSSWMSAMIPHHSIAILTSDRAKIKDKRVQKLATNIIEAQEREIKEMQWLLKDIEQNGIAQTNAQAQLRAVPDFNSNK; encoded by the coding sequence ATGTCACACTATTCAAAATTTTTTTTAATGATAGCAACATCCACAATAACCATGTTTGTATTGATGTATTTGAACACCTACCAACTTAGTCATGTTTATTTTAGTGAAACTCGTACTTATATGGCGCTTTATATGGGAGCCACGATGGCAGTGATAATGCTACTTTTCATGCTCAATATGTATAAAGATAAAAAGAAAAATATAACAGTACTCATTGCTAGTGTTGCCGTATTTGCAGGAAGTTTATTTTTAGTTCGCTCACAAGTGACTGTTGATGATAGCTCATGGATGTCGGCGATGATCCCACATCATTCAATTGCCATACTCACCAGTGACAGGGCAAAAATCAAAGATAAACGCGTTCAAAAGCTTGCTACAAATATAATTGAAGCCCAAGAGCGAGAAATAAAAGAAATGCAATGGCTCCTAAAAGATATAGAGCAAAACGGCATTGCACAAACCAATGCTCAAGCACAATTAAGAGCTGTTCCAGATTTCAATTCAAATAAATAA
- a CDS encoding MauE/DoxX family redox-associated membrane protein, with product MSKSAQLFRMATDEHICPFGLKSKDLLEREGYTVDDQLLTSREQTDEFKKQHSVETTPQAFIDNKRIGGYDDLRDYFNKPQAAQEGTTYTPVIAIFSVSFLLSVAFSFASDNSLLSMQTAELFVALTMAVLAIQKLQDLFSFTNSFITYDLVAMKVVRYAYVYPFLEAFVGIGMIAGLPAYIIAPISLFIGGVGAVSVIKAVYIDKRELKCACVGGDSNVPLGFISLTENLFMIAAGIWMFVR from the coding sequence ATGAGTAAATCAGCCCAACTTTTTAGAATGGCAACAGATGAGCATATTTGTCCGTTTGGTTTAAAATCAAAAGACCTACTAGAGCGAGAGGGATATACAGTTGATGATCAGCTTTTAACTTCTCGAGAGCAAACAGATGAATTTAAAAAACAACACAGTGTAGAAACTACACCTCAAGCATTTATTGATAATAAACGTATAGGTGGCTACGACGATTTACGTGATTACTTTAATAAGCCACAAGCAGCCCAAGAAGGTACAACTTACACGCCCGTGATTGCGATTTTTTCGGTTAGTTTTTTGCTTAGTGTGGCATTTAGTTTTGCATCGGATAATAGCTTATTATCAATGCAAACCGCTGAACTGTTTGTAGCCCTAACAATGGCAGTGTTAGCAATACAAAAGCTTCAAGACTTATTTAGCTTTACTAATTCATTTATAACCTATGACTTAGTCGCTATGAAAGTAGTCAGGTACGCTTATGTCTACCCATTTTTAGAAGCATTTGTTGGCATTGGAATGATAGCCGGATTACCAGCCTATATTATTGCCCCTATTTCATTATTCATAGGTGGGGTTGGTGCTGTTTCAGTGATAAAAGCAGTCTATATAGATAAACGAGAGTTAAAATGTGCGTGTGTAGGCGGTGACAGTAACGTACCACTAGGGTTTATCTCTCTAACAGAAAACTTATTTATGATAGCTGCCGGTATTTGGATGTTTGTTAGGTAA
- a CDS encoding IS30 family transposase, producing MKQRKRIYYNAEQRRLIWDRYQRGDSAHDIARLFDRYHSSILGIIHKTGGVRPLEPKRSPTTLTLAEREDISRGLAASKSLREIARYLNRSPSTICREVNRHGGIKKYRASKADKVAWENAKRPKPCKLYGNKELCLIIAQKMESAWSPQQISGWLRRRYPNNEDLNVSHETIYKTLYIQTRGALKKELQKHLRTQRVVRKSKHATLKGKGLGKIVDAVPISERPSNVEDRAVPGHWEGDLIQGSGNSFIATLVERHSRYVMLVKVPSNKTKPVIEALIKQANKLPAELYKSLTWDRGCELTNHKDFTLATDIQVYFCDPQSPWQRGSNENTNRLLRQYFPKGTNLNEHSQIRLNQVARQLNERPRKTLEYETPAERFNQCVASSG from the coding sequence ATGAAACAGAGAAAGCGTATTTATTATAATGCAGAACAAAGAAGGTTAATTTGGGATCGATATCAGCGCGGTGATAGTGCGCATGATATAGCAAGGCTATTTGATCGATACCATTCATCTATATTAGGTATTATCCATAAAACAGGTGGTGTTCGGCCGCTTGAGCCCAAACGCTCACCAACAACACTAACTCTTGCAGAGCGAGAAGACATTTCACGAGGGTTAGCAGCAAGTAAGTCACTTCGAGAAATAGCGAGATACCTTAATCGCTCACCTTCCACTATTTGCCGTGAAGTAAACCGCCACGGCGGGATTAAAAAATATCGAGCGAGTAAAGCTGACAAAGTTGCCTGGGAAAATGCCAAACGCCCTAAGCCTTGTAAGCTGTATGGCAACAAAGAATTATGTTTAATCATTGCTCAAAAGATGGAATCTGCATGGTCACCTCAGCAAATCTCTGGTTGGCTTAGGCGGAGATACCCCAATAATGAGGATTTGAATGTGTCGCACGAAACAATATATAAAACCCTATATATACAAACCCGCGGCGCCTTAAAAAAAGAGCTACAAAAACACTTAAGGACGCAGCGGGTAGTCAGGAAATCAAAACACGCCACTCTTAAAGGTAAAGGGTTAGGAAAGATAGTTGACGCTGTACCAATTAGTGAAAGGCCATCAAATGTTGAAGACAGAGCTGTTCCAGGCCACTGGGAGGGAGACTTGATCCAAGGCTCAGGAAACAGTTTTATCGCGACTCTAGTTGAGCGGCACTCTAGGTATGTAATGTTAGTGAAAGTACCTAGTAATAAAACAAAGCCAGTAATCGAAGCGTTGATTAAACAAGCTAATAAGTTGCCAGCAGAGCTTTATAAATCATTAACTTGGGACAGAGGATGTGAGCTTACAAATCATAAAGACTTTACTCTAGCTACAGATATTCAAGTATATTTCTGCGATCCACAATCACCTTGGCAACGCGGCTCCAATGAAAATACAAATAGGTTATTAAGACAATATTTTCCAAAAGGAACTAACTTAAATGAGCATTCTCAGATAAGATTAAACCAAGTTGCCAGACAACTTAATGAGAGACCGCGGAAAACACTAGAATACGAAACACCTGCGGAGCGATTTAATCAGTGTGTTGCATCGAGTGGTTGA
- a CDS encoding MerC family mercury resistance protein: MASGTACFPALRSLASALGLGFFSHFEGIAVNTLLPIFASLELLVNLYNWHKNKNHTRAVFSILGPVAVLLTLYPLWLYD; this comes from the coding sequence TTGGCTAGCGGCACGGCCTGCTTCCCTGCATTAAGGTCACTTGCATCGGCATTAGGACTAGGCTTCTTCTCTCACTTCGAAGGAATAGCTGTAAATACGCTTTTACCTATTTTTGCATCTTTGGAACTATTGGTAAACTTATACAACTGGCACAAAAATAAAAACCATACCAGAGCTGTCTTCAGCATTCTAGGGCCTGTAGCAGTGCTATTAACGCTTTATCCTCTTTGGCTATATGATTGA
- a CDS encoding MerR family transcriptional regulator, producing MGKLAQSLNLNVETIRFYEREGLITQPEKPISGYRQYDETIAGQLRFITKAKALGFTLREIKSLMSMDSNCTQVELLSRQKLAIIRDKINDLQRLEKVIVDMTNTCMQNEDPTHCPIIDSLK from the coding sequence ATTGGCAAATTAGCACAATCATTAAATTTAAATGTAGAAACCATTCGTTTTTATGAACGAGAAGGGCTGATTACACAACCTGAAAAACCAATATCTGGTTATAGACAATATGACGAAACAATAGCAGGACAACTTAGGTTTATCACAAAAGCCAAAGCGCTCGGCTTTACGTTAAGAGAAATAAAATCGCTAATGTCTATGGACAGCAACTGCACTCAAGTTGAGCTATTAAGCCGACAAAAGTTAGCAATCATTCGAGACAAAATTAATGACCTTCAACGTTTAGAGAAAGTAATTGTGGATATGACAAATACCTGTATGCAAAACGAAGATCCAACACATTGCCCCATAATTGATTCATTAAAATGA
- the cadR gene encoding Cd(II)/Pb(II)-responsive transcriptional regulator, giving the protein MKIGELSKKSGCSIQTIRYYEREGLLLNPNRSEGNFRLYDSKALKQLEFVKHCRSLDISLNDIKRLIELKNKPEESCSSVNALIDQQLALVNKRMKELRALKAELQQMASACGSDNTIEACGIIKSLDS; this is encoded by the coding sequence ATGAAAATAGGCGAATTGTCAAAAAAATCGGGCTGTTCAATACAAACGATTAGATATTATGAAAGAGAAGGATTACTGTTAAATCCAAACCGTTCAGAAGGTAATTTCAGGCTGTATGATAGTAAAGCACTTAAACAATTGGAATTCGTAAAGCATTGTCGCAGCCTAGATATATCACTCAATGATATTAAACGTCTTATCGAATTAAAAAATAAGCCAGAAGAAAGCTGCTCTAGCGTTAATGCATTAATTGATCAGCAACTTGCACTAGTGAATAAACGTATGAAAGAATTAAGGGCGCTTAAAGCTGAATTACAACAGATGGCAAGTGCTTGTGGTTCAGACAATACAATTGAAGCGTGCGGCATCATCAAATCATTGGATAGCTAA
- a CDS encoding cation diffusion facilitator family transporter, translating into MHNHSHSHQHGKDDRIGWAFFLNVIFTIIEFIGGWLTNSTAIMADAVHDLGDSLSIGFAWILSRFSDKEASDKFSYGYRRLTLFGALVNSIVLIIGSIWVLFEAIPKLSNPEMPVVEGMLGLAILGVAVNGYAVFKLKAGETLNEKVLTWHLLEDVLGWVAVLIVSIVLLFVELPILDPLLSIGFTLFILFNVFKNLKSTLVLFLQAAPDKETQERIKQSLNEFPEVNGIHHMHFWSLDGESHVLTAHLELSDNFDVKELIKLKQEVAAKLSSYHLSHTTIEFEFLNENCRDEAE; encoded by the coding sequence ATGCACAACCATAGTCACAGTCATCAGCATGGTAAAGACGACCGGATTGGTTGGGCATTTTTCCTTAATGTGATATTTACCATTATCGAATTTATAGGTGGTTGGCTCACAAACAGTACGGCGATAATGGCGGATGCCGTTCACGATCTTGGTGATAGTCTTTCAATAGGTTTTGCGTGGATTTTAAGTCGTTTTTCAGATAAAGAAGCATCAGACAAATTCAGCTATGGTTATCGCCGACTTACACTTTTTGGTGCATTGGTAAATAGTATTGTTTTGATTATCGGCTCTATTTGGGTTTTATTTGAAGCAATACCTAAGCTGTCCAATCCTGAAATGCCTGTAGTTGAGGGGATGTTAGGGCTAGCCATACTCGGTGTTGCCGTAAATGGTTATGCGGTATTCAAATTAAAAGCGGGTGAAACACTAAATGAAAAAGTGCTGACATGGCACCTACTTGAAGATGTACTCGGTTGGGTTGCCGTTCTTATAGTCTCTATTGTATTGTTGTTCGTTGAACTGCCGATATTAGATCCTCTATTATCAATAGGGTTTACGCTGTTTATCTTATTTAACGTTTTCAAAAATCTTAAATCAACATTGGTGCTTTTTCTTCAAGCTGCACCCGATAAAGAGACCCAAGAGCGTATTAAGCAGTCATTAAATGAATTTCCTGAAGTAAATGGTATACACCATATGCATTTTTGGTCACTGGATGGTGAAAGTCACGTTTTAACAGCGCACCTTGAGCTGAGTGACAACTTTGACGTTAAAGAATTAATTAAGCTTAAACAAGAGGTTGCAGCTAAATTATCTTCCTATCATTTATCGCATACGACGATAGAGTTTGAGTTTTTAAATGAAAATTGTAGGGATGAAGCAGAGTAA